In a single window of the Cucumis melo cultivar AY chromosome 11, USDA_Cmelo_AY_1.0, whole genome shotgun sequence genome:
- the LOC103501869 gene encoding biogenesis of lysosome-related organelles complex 1 subunit 1, which yields MKSSSGQSRPDLPVPPNRGKFQSDTERLSADVGGLEASLLQMVSDHQYASLKLRENSEKAKKDAIQKAVRVSDLLVDTVNGGVQESFVNQKLIELEIRALATTIARFTKQTDQWLAATHALNTAVKEIGDFENWIKTIDFDCKSITTAIHNIYQD from the exons ATGAAATCTTCGTCGGGGCAATCACGGCCGGACCTCCCCGTACCGCCTAATCGCGGCAAGTTTCAATCGGACACGGAGAGATTGAGCGCTGATGTAGGTGGATTGGAAGCTTCATTGCTTCAGATGGTCAGTGATCATCAGTACGCCTCTCTCAAGCTCAGGGAAAACTCTG AGAAGGCGAAGAAAGATGCCATACAGAAGGCGGTACGCGTTTCGGATCTTTTAGTCGATACCGTGAATGGTGGAGTTCAGGAATCTTTTGTCAATCAGAAGTTGATTGAGCTTGAAATTAGGGCTTTAGCGACTACGATTGCAAGATTTACGAAGCAAACCGATCAATGGCTTGCCGCCACTCACGCTTTGAACACTGCCGTTAAG GAAATTGGAGATTTTGAGAACTGGATAAAGACCATCGATTTTGATTGTAAAAGCATCACTACGGCCATCCATAACATTTACCAAGACTGA